In one window of Gloeocapsopsis sp. IPPAS B-1203 DNA:
- a CDS encoding efflux RND transporter periplasmic adaptor subunit, translated as MTQQVDADDKLVSKEVIVVDKANYKKVPTRSRQNWLIPLIVGTGLGVAIAFGGMRFFSRPTTAPNQSAQQTEAPPSMSVTVEPVRSTQVARSLNVTGTVAARDLIAVLPQTNGLQIRQILVREGESVREGQAMATLDDAVIRAQIDQARANIESVQAVVGQRQAALAQARASSAEAERNLQRYEQLASNGAISRQELDTRATTTATAREAVRVAQANISSAEADVRSSRASLQQLETQLGQTVVRAPASGLVAEAIAKIGDVVSGSQPLFSIIQNNALELAAQVPAIQLAQVEVGAPARVTSDVDSRVQLQGRVREIAPLVDTQSRQATVRIDLPTTSLLRPGMFARAAITSATVPGITVPAKAVIPQPDGNGIVFVLQGEDTVQARSVELGEVLNDGNIEISSGLNPGDRVVSVGAGYLKDGDRVRVVEGARSER; from the coding sequence GTGACTCAACAAGTGGACGCAGACGATAAGCTTGTATCTAAAGAAGTTATCGTTGTTGACAAAGCAAATTATAAAAAGGTTCCAACCCGATCGCGTCAGAATTGGCTCATACCATTAATAGTTGGCACAGGGTTAGGCGTGGCGATCGCTTTTGGTGGAATGCGCTTTTTTTCGCGCCCAACGACAGCACCGAACCAATCTGCACAGCAAACTGAAGCACCGCCTAGTATGAGTGTGACAGTAGAACCAGTACGCAGTACGCAGGTAGCGCGATCGCTCAATGTTACTGGTACAGTTGCTGCTCGCGATTTGATTGCTGTGTTACCACAAACAAATGGTTTACAGATTAGACAGATTTTAGTACGTGAAGGCGAAAGTGTCCGTGAAGGACAGGCAATGGCAACTCTAGACGATGCAGTGATTCGCGCTCAAATTGACCAAGCAAGAGCAAATATCGAGTCTGTACAAGCTGTAGTCGGTCAGAGACAAGCCGCCTTAGCACAAGCGCGTGCCAGTTCGGCTGAAGCGGAACGTAACTTACAGCGTTACGAACAACTTGCAAGTAACGGAGCAATTAGTCGCCAAGAATTAGATACGCGGGCGACAACAACAGCCACCGCCCGCGAAGCCGTCCGCGTTGCCCAAGCAAATATTAGTAGTGCCGAAGCTGATGTGCGCAGTAGTCGTGCTAGTTTACAACAATTAGAAACACAGTTAGGACAAACTGTAGTTCGTGCGCCCGCAAGTGGTTTAGTTGCCGAAGCGATCGCCAAAATCGGCGATGTCGTTAGTGGTTCGCAACCCTTGTTTTCGATTATTCAAAATAATGCTTTGGAACTCGCAGCACAAGTTCCGGCAATTCAGTTAGCACAAGTTGAAGTCGGCGCACCTGCTAGAGTAACTTCAGATGTAGATTCGCGCGTTCAGCTACAAGGACGAGTCAGAGAAATCGCACCATTAGTCGATACGCAAAGCCGCCAAGCCACAGTCCGTATTGATTTACCGACAACTTCTTTGCTACGTCCAGGAATGTTTGCCCGTGCCGCAATTACCTCTGCAACCGTTCCAGGAATCACAGTTCCGGCAAAAGCTGTCATACCACAACCTGATGGCAATGGCATTGTTTTTGTACTGCAAGGTGAAGATACAGTACAAGCACGATCTGTCGAACTCGGAGAAGTTCTCAATGATGGCAACATCGAAATTAGCAGCGGCTTAAATCCAGGCGATCGCGTCGTGTCTGTTGGTGCTGGCTATCTCAAAGATGGCGATCGCGTCCGCGTAGTAGAAGGGGCGAGGAGTGAGAGGTAA
- a CDS encoding ABC transporter permease, with protein sequence MNWWHRLKKNPLARFGAVLLLVFYLAVFAADFVAPYDPYTSQLNGSLLPPTQVYWRNTAGEFIGPHVYLTTQGETDLETGDRELIVDRSTPAWLRLFTRGYTYNLFRLNLPLPPSFEEVEIFSGIPANIHLFGTTGEARFNLLGTDEQGRDQFSRLVHGGRISLSIGLVGIAITFPLGMLVGGISGYFGGLVDSLLMRIVEVLMTIPSIYLLVALAAVLPPGLSSTQRFVLIVFITSFIGWAGLARVIRGQVLSLKEREFVQAAKSMGANPFYIIVRHVLPQTATYIIISATLAVPGFIVAESVLSLIGLGIQQPDPSWGNMLSLATNASILVLQPWLIWPPALLIILTVLAFNLLGDGLRDALDPRSLRR encoded by the coding sequence ATGAACTGGTGGCATAGACTCAAGAAAAATCCTCTCGCCCGCTTTGGTGCTGTATTACTACTTGTTTTTTACCTTGCAGTCTTTGCGGCTGATTTTGTTGCACCTTACGACCCATACACATCCCAACTCAACGGTTCGCTACTACCACCAACGCAAGTTTACTGGCGTAATACCGCAGGGGAGTTTATTGGACCGCACGTTTACCTAACAACACAAGGGGAAACCGATCTAGAAACAGGCGATCGCGAACTCATTGTAGACCGTAGCACTCCTGCTTGGTTACGCTTGTTTACTCGCGGTTATACGTACAACTTATTTCGCCTGAATTTACCACTACCACCATCTTTTGAAGAAGTTGAAATTTTCAGCGGCATTCCTGCAAACATCCACTTATTTGGTACAACTGGTGAAGCTAGATTTAATCTCTTAGGTACTGATGAACAAGGACGCGATCAATTCAGTCGCTTGGTACATGGAGGTAGAATAAGCCTCAGTATTGGTTTGGTTGGTATCGCAATTACATTTCCTCTAGGTATGCTTGTTGGTGGCATTTCAGGTTACTTTGGCGGTTTAGTCGATAGTCTATTGATGCGCATCGTCGAAGTTCTGATGACGATTCCCAGCATCTATTTATTAGTAGCCTTAGCCGCCGTTTTACCACCAGGATTAAGCAGTACCCAACGATTTGTCTTAATTGTGTTTATTACCTCGTTTATCGGCTGGGCAGGTTTGGCACGAGTCATTCGCGGTCAAGTCCTCTCACTTAAAGAACGTGAATTTGTCCAAGCAGCAAAATCAATGGGTGCAAATCCGTTCTACATTATTGTGCGCCATGTTCTACCGCAAACAGCAACATATATCATTATTTCAGCAACTTTAGCCGTACCAGGTTTTATTGTTGCTGAGTCCGTTCTAAGTTTGATTGGGCTGGGGATTCAGCAACCCGATCCCTCGTGGGGAAATATGCTATCGCTAGCGACAAATGCATCTATTTTGGTACTGCAACCTTGGTTAATTTGGCCTCCAGCATTACTCATTATTCTCACCGTACTAGCATTCAATTTACTCGGCGATGGCTTACGTGATGCCCTCGATCCTCGAAGCTTGCGACGGTAA
- the tsaB gene encoding tRNA (adenosine(37)-N6)-threonylcarbamoyltransferase complex dimerization subunit type 1 TsaB, whose product MHDVRLQSHKYGLAIHTSSPELGFALSNFTDDSRTATWNLGRDLSNLLHQYLSEFMQPQTWVDLAFIAVAKGPGGFTGTRIGVVTARTLAQQLDIPVFAISSLAAVAWSHHTTEPSSVYAVQLPAQRGKLHTAIYKPNPESNGLIPLLPDTVLTPQAWQTKLDACGEHKLIHASNNLGTCVTNVLELAYFDWQQGKRPHWSEAMPFYGQHPV is encoded by the coding sequence ATGCATGATGTTCGCCTTCAGTCGCATAAGTATGGTCTTGCGATTCATACGAGTAGTCCAGAATTAGGATTCGCGTTGAGTAACTTTACTGATGACTCTCGCACAGCAACATGGAATTTAGGACGCGATTTATCTAACTTATTACACCAGTACTTAAGCGAGTTCATGCAGCCCCAAACTTGGGTAGATTTAGCATTTATTGCTGTAGCCAAGGGTCCAGGTGGCTTTACGGGAACTCGTATTGGTGTAGTAACAGCACGGACTTTGGCGCAACAGTTGGATATTCCTGTATTTGCAATTTCGAGTTTAGCAGCTGTCGCTTGGTCGCATCATACCACTGAACCATCATCTGTATATGCTGTTCAACTTCCTGCACAACGTGGGAAGTTGCATACTGCCATTTATAAACCTAACCCAGAAAGCAATGGTTTAATTCCTTTGCTACCAGACACAGTATTAACTCCTCAAGCATGGCAAACAAAACTAGATGCTTGTGGGGAACACAAATTGATTCATGCATCAAACAACTTAGGGACTTGTGTGACTAACGTACTAGAACTTGCTTATTTTGATTGGCAGCAAGGGAAGCGTCCTCACTGGTCAGAAGCTATGCCATTCTATGGTCAACATCCCGTGTAA
- a CDS encoding Ycf34 family protein: protein MCICVNCHYVDRCITYHAVETQHEQPHLTEDPDFEPIEPSINVNIRTHEDIIEMEYDVVGCVSFKREMGKWAKLRPGELVPT, encoded by the coding sequence ATGTGTATTTGCGTGAACTGCCACTATGTCGATCGCTGCATCACATACCACGCGGTTGAAACTCAGCACGAACAACCTCACTTAACTGAAGATCCCGATTTTGAACCGATTGAACCCTCAATCAACGTTAACATTCGTACCCACGAAGATATTATTGAAATGGAATACGATGTTGTCGGTTGCGTTAGCTTTAAACGAGAAATGGGCAAGTGGGCAAAACTGCGCCCAGGTGAACTTGTACCTACCTAG
- a CDS encoding CCA tRNA nucleotidyltransferase codes for MAMCLNLSRLSPQKWCFSLELLPQPIYLVGGAVRDALLGRSAEYLDIDFVLPANAIETARSLAHHYKAGFVILDAQRQIARVVFPQATVDFALQEGSSLETDLRRRDFTVNAIAYNPHTQEIIDPLHGCIDLQQQRLRMVSRQNLQDDPLRLLRAYRQAAQLGFTIESDTHLAICHLASQIEHVAAERVRVELGYLLAHSQGTPWLKSAAKDGLIEYWFPNANVEEVAAVDTTVVKLTKNWSQLNVELFQSVRDTVKTTWLGIAKLACLVTPQPDIAEAELVQLTYSRAEIRGVTTLLKLLPQLQTHLLSVREQYFLFQESGRVFPAIALLAVAKGTAVDAIAPLINHYLNPQDPIAHPTPLITGKDLIQALKIKPGPQVGRLLTEIAIAQVEGRITTANEALEFASKILDN; via the coding sequence ATGGCGATGTGCCTTAACTTGTCTAGATTATCTCCCCAAAAGTGGTGTTTTAGCTTGGAACTGCTGCCACAGCCAATTTACTTGGTTGGTGGTGCGGTGCGCGATGCATTATTAGGACGTAGTGCTGAGTACTTAGATATAGATTTCGTGTTACCAGCAAATGCTATAGAAACAGCGCGATCGCTGGCACATCATTACAAAGCAGGTTTTGTGATTCTCGACGCCCAACGTCAAATTGCGCGTGTGGTGTTTCCCCAAGCGACTGTAGATTTTGCCCTACAAGAAGGTTCTAGCCTAGAAACCGATTTGCGACGGCGAGATTTTACTGTGAATGCGATCGCTTACAACCCTCACACGCAAGAAATTATCGATCCTCTCCACGGCTGTATCGATTTACAACAGCAACGCTTGCGGATGGTATCACGACAAAATTTGCAAGATGACCCTTTACGGTTACTCCGCGCTTACCGTCAAGCAGCACAGCTTGGTTTTACGATTGAGTCAGACACTCACTTGGCAATTTGTCATTTAGCATCTCAGATCGAACACGTCGCCGCTGAACGAGTGCGGGTAGAACTAGGATATCTTCTTGCCCATTCTCAAGGAACTCCTTGGTTAAAAAGTGCTGCGAAAGACGGCTTGATTGAATATTGGTTTCCCAATGCTAACGTTGAGGAGGTTGCTGCTGTTGACACCACAGTGGTAAAACTTACAAAAAATTGGTCGCAACTCAACGTCGAACTTTTCCAAAGTGTGCGCGACACAGTTAAAACAACTTGGTTAGGTATTGCCAAACTCGCGTGTCTTGTGACTCCCCAACCAGATATTGCTGAAGCTGAATTAGTGCAACTTACCTACAGTCGGGCAGAAATTCGCGGTGTGACAACATTACTCAAGTTATTACCACAGCTACAAACACACCTGCTGTCTGTCCGCGAACAGTATTTTCTCTTTCAAGAATCTGGAAGAGTTTTTCCTGCGATCGCACTTTTAGCCGTAGCTAAAGGGACTGCAGTTGATGCGATCGCGCCCTTAATCAACCACTACCTCAACCCTCAAGACCCTATCGCACATCCTACACCACTCATAACAGGTAAAGATTTAATCCAAGCCCTGAAAATTAAGCCTGGACCTCAAGTAGGAAGATTACTAACAGAGATTGCGATCGCCCAAGTCGAAGGCAGAATTACCACAGCTAATGAGGCTCTTGAATTTGCCTCAAAAATACTTGACAATTAG